From a region of the Thiorhodovibrio winogradskyi genome:
- a CDS encoding Rpn family recombination-promoting nuclease/putative transposase — MKHPIDPKIDCVFKALLGAESNRALLIHFLNAILGSALATPITEVELLNPYNEKEYLNDKLSIVDVKARDQRGGLHQVEIQLLTHPDLPARILYNWTDLYSAQLSDGEKYNLLRPTHGIWLLGEDLLPERAEWMHEFRLRDSLGRLLLDHGGIWLLELNKFHADSIQTEQERWLKFFKDGEQLDADALPPWMQTKEMKQAMSTLKAFSDKERAYHAYQARLEFLREQHSIQSYLAELRAEAEQERDKAKQERANAEQERDKAKQERANAEQERRAKETALAELAQLKARLRDQGFTE, encoded by the coding sequence ATGAAGCATCCCATCGACCCGAAAATCGATTGCGTCTTCAAAGCCTTGCTTGGTGCGGAGAGCAATCGCGCGCTGCTGATCCACTTTCTCAACGCCATTTTGGGCTCGGCGCTCGCCACACCGATCACCGAGGTGGAGCTGCTCAATCCTTACAACGAGAAGGAATACCTCAACGACAAACTCAGCATCGTCGATGTGAAGGCGCGCGATCAGCGCGGCGGTCTGCATCAAGTCGAGATCCAACTGCTGACCCATCCCGATCTGCCGGCGCGCATCCTCTACAATTGGACCGATCTCTACAGCGCGCAACTGAGCGATGGCGAGAAATACAACCTACTACGGCCAACCCACGGCATCTGGCTGCTTGGCGAGGATCTCCTGCCGGAGCGTGCCGAGTGGATGCATGAGTTTCGCCTGCGCGACAGCCTCGGGCGCCTGCTGCTCGACCACGGCGGCATCTGGCTGCTGGAATTGAACAAATTTCACGCCGACAGTATCCAAACCGAACAGGAGCGCTGGCTGAAATTTTTCAAGGACGGCGAGCAGCTCGACGCCGACGCCCTGCCGCCCTGGATGCAGACAAAGGAGATGAAACAAGCCATGAGCACCCTCAAAGCCTTCTCCGACAAAGAGCGCGCCTATCACGCCTACCAGGCGCGCCTGGAATTTCTGCGCGAGCAGCACAGCATTCAATCCTACCTCGCCGAGCTGCGCGCCGAGGCTGAACAAGAACGCGACAAGGCCAAGCAGGAACGCGCCAACGCCGAGCAGGAACGCGACAAGGCCAAGCAGGAGCGCGCCAACGCCGAGCAGGAACGCCGCGCCAAGGAGACCGCGCTGGCCGAGCTTGCCCAGTTGAAGGCGAGACTGCGAGACCAAGGATTCACGGAATAG
- a CDS encoding MFS transporter, whose amino-acid sequence MTDHTPSADLADRTAFRVLLPISFAHFLNDTMQSLMLAIYPLFKSGLHLSFGQIGLITLTFQCTASVLQPLVGYYTDRHPQPFSLAFGMGCTLLGLLLLSQASSFPLVLMAAALVGSGSSIFHPESSRVARMASGGRHGLAQSIFQVGGNAGTAVGPLLAAWIVLPNGQGSIAFFSLLALLAMLVLTGVGFWYRRQQRDPKRSAPVTHHGLPRGRVARTLAVLFALMFSKFFYLASISSYLIFYLMHQYKIDTQTAQYHLFFFLFAVAVGTLLGGPLGDRIGRKRVIWISILGVAPFTLALPYVGLGASVGLTLVIGFLLASAFPAIVVYAQELIPGRIGTVSGLFFGLAFGLGGIGAAVLGQLADLWGIVQVYQMCAFLPLIGLLAVFLPDLRKAPGEGVTVDRVAVRA is encoded by the coding sequence ATGACAGACCACACCCCATCCGCCGACCTGGCTGATCGCACCGCCTTTCGGGTGCTCCTGCCCATCAGCTTCGCGCATTTTCTCAACGACACCATGCAGTCGTTGATGCTGGCCATCTATCCGCTGTTCAAATCCGGGCTCCATTTAAGCTTCGGCCAGATTGGGCTGATCACCCTGACCTTTCAGTGTACCGCCTCCGTGCTGCAACCCCTCGTCGGCTACTACACCGACCGCCATCCCCAGCCCTTCTCGCTGGCCTTTGGCATGGGCTGCACCCTGCTCGGATTGCTGCTCTTGTCGCAGGCATCCAGCTTTCCGCTGGTGCTGATGGCGGCCGCCCTGGTGGGCTCGGGCTCCTCGATCTTTCATCCCGAGTCCTCGCGCGTGGCGCGTATGGCCTCGGGTGGACGTCACGGGCTGGCACAGTCGATCTTTCAGGTCGGAGGCAACGCCGGCACGGCGGTCGGCCCCTTGCTCGCCGCCTGGATCGTGCTGCCCAATGGCCAGGGCAGCATCGCCTTCTTCTCGCTGCTCGCCCTCCTGGCCATGCTGGTGCTGACGGGCGTGGGCTTTTGGTATCGTCGCCAGCAGCGCGACCCAAAACGCAGCGCCCCAGTCACCCATCATGGGCTGCCGCGGGGGCGGGTCGCGCGCACCCTTGCCGTCTTGTTCGCCCTGATGTTTTCCAAGTTCTTCTATCTGGCCAGCATCAGCAGCTATCTGATCTTCTATTTGATGCACCAGTACAAGATCGACACCCAGACGGCGCAATATCACCTCTTTTTCTTTCTGTTCGCGGTCGCGGTCGGCACCCTCTTGGGCGGTCCGCTCGGTGATCGCATCGGACGCAAACGGGTGATCTGGATCTCGATTCTTGGGGTCGCGCCCTTCACACTGGCCCTGCCTTACGTCGGCTTGGGCGCCTCGGTGGGGCTGACACTGGTCATCGGCTTTTTGCTGGCCTCGGCTTTTCCGGCCATCGTGGTCTATGCCCAGGAACTCATCCCAGGGCGCATCGGCACCGTCTCCGGGCTCTTCTTTGGGCTCGCCTTCGGGCTGGGCGGCATTGGTGCTGCCGTATTGGGGCAGCTCGCCGATCTCTGGGGCATTGTCCAGGTCTACCAGATGTGCGCCTTTCTGCCGCTGATCGGTCTGCTCGCGGTGTTTCTGCCCGATCTACGAAAAGCCCCAGGTGAGGGCGTCACGGTGGACAGGGTTGCCGTGCGAGCCTGA
- a CDS encoding helix-turn-helix domain-containing protein: MAKQYRSDAMASLHETMEALHQVGAIDKQTMREFDDACLTPVEPLSPEAIRALREREHVSQPVFARYLNVSKNLVSDWERGVKRPGGPALRLLNIIEKKGIQTIA, translated from the coding sequence ATGGCGAAACAGTATCGTAGCGACGCAATGGCCTCGCTACACGAAACTATGGAAGCGCTCCACCAGGTGGGCGCCATCGATAAGCAGACCATGCGCGAATTCGATGACGCCTGCCTGACACCGGTCGAACCCCTCTCTCCCGAGGCCATTCGCGCACTGCGTGAGCGCGAGCACGTTTCTCAGCCAGTGTTTGCCCGGTATCTCAATGTCAGCAAGAACTTGGTCTCGGACTGGGAACGCGGCGTTAAGCGTCCCGGCGGGCCAGCGCTTCGGCTTCTAAATATCATCGAGAAGAAGGGAATTCAGACAATCGCCTGA
- a CDS encoding ATP-binding domain-containing protein codes for MATIIPSDLTRLALSGAHEPEIATLAVLRDRLPAAYTVFHGVHWTRQYKGHTVYGEIDFVVLNRAGQVLCIEQKNGPLEEADGQLIKHYGDSRKNVGEQIQRSLDSIRDKFTYQLGKQQRLELEYLIYCPDHAVRQLTAPGLDAERIVDAPQRERLAERIQAILPPGPASQDARAQQVAGFFHQTFEVVPDVHAYIGEQERRHTRLSHGLLDVLANIRMRQLRLHVLATAGNGKTLVARHFFDDCLKRGQRPLLLCFNRPLAERLKHLVGRGGMVETWYGFCDRFLKARGVTLNFADMHSDPAFWTAAAKQVEEQALTQEPADDWRFDTLIVDEAQDFEGDWFEAVRLFLREDAAMLWLEDPNQNVRSTTPMALQEQDFVGYQSLLNYRSPETIARFIRQALPEFKFTGANDLPGLGVQVTPYQESSEQPKLVGRLVGQRLKQRFQPQDIAILSCRGVGSTALKVCARVGNHTLRRFTNTYDLLGNQIYSDGQILFDTVRRFKGQQAAAVILVDVDPRETDLQRELQVLFCGLTRATVHLDVVCAESNPVVRERIFPLA; via the coding sequence ATGGCCACCATCATCCCCTCCGACCTGACCCGCCTGGCACTCTCCGGCGCCCACGAGCCGGAGATCGCCACCCTCGCCGTCCTGCGCGATCGCCTGCCCGCTGCCTACACGGTCTTTCATGGGGTGCATTGGACTCGCCAGTACAAGGGCCACACTGTCTACGGCGAGATCGACTTCGTGGTGCTGAACCGCGCCGGGCAGGTGCTGTGCATCGAGCAGAAGAACGGTCCGCTGGAAGAAGCCGATGGCCAGCTGATCAAGCACTATGGCGACAGCCGCAAGAATGTCGGTGAGCAGATTCAGCGCTCGCTCGACAGCATCCGCGACAAGTTCACTTATCAGCTCGGCAAGCAGCAGCGCCTGGAGCTCGAGTATCTGATCTACTGCCCGGATCATGCCGTGCGCCAGCTGACGGCGCCGGGCCTGGATGCCGAGCGCATTGTCGATGCCCCGCAGCGTGAGCGCCTGGCTGAGCGCATTCAGGCCATTCTACCGCCGGGGCCGGCAAGCCAGGATGCGCGGGCGCAGCAGGTGGCGGGATTCTTCCACCAGACCTTCGAGGTGGTGCCGGATGTGCATGCCTATATCGGCGAGCAGGAGCGGCGCCATACCCGCCTGTCCCACGGGCTGCTTGATGTGCTGGCCAATATCCGCATGCGCCAGTTGCGCCTGCATGTGCTGGCCACCGCCGGCAATGGCAAGACGCTGGTGGCGCGGCATTTCTTCGATGACTGTCTGAAGCGCGGGCAGCGGCCGCTGTTGTTGTGCTTCAACCGCCCGCTGGCGGAGCGGCTGAAGCATCTGGTCGGGCGCGGCGGGATGGTGGAGACCTGGTATGGCTTCTGTGACCGCTTTCTGAAGGCGCGCGGCGTGACGCTCAATTTCGCGGACATGCACAGCGATCCAGCCTTTTGGACGGCGGCGGCCAAGCAGGTGGAGGAACAGGCGCTGACGCAGGAGCCGGCGGATGACTGGCGCTTCGATACGCTGATTGTCGATGAAGCGCAGGATTTCGAGGGCGACTGGTTCGAGGCCGTGCGGCTGTTTCTGCGCGAGGACGCGGCCATGCTGTGGCTGGAGGACCCGAATCAGAATGTCCGTTCGACCACGCCCATGGCGTTGCAGGAGCAGGACTTTGTCGGTTACCAGTCGCTGCTGAATTACCGTTCGCCAGAGACCATCGCGCGCTTTATCCGCCAGGCGTTGCCGGAGTTCAAATTCACTGGCGCGAACGATCTGCCGGGGCTGGGGGTGCAGGTGACGCCCTATCAGGAGTCAAGTGAGCAGCCGAAGCTGGTCGGCCGCCTGGTCGGGCAACGGCTAAAGCAGCGTTTTCAGCCGCAGGATATTGCGATTCTATCCTGTCGGGGTGTCGGCAGCACGGCGCTGAAGGTCTGCGCGCGGGTCGGGAATCATACTCTGAGGCGCTTTACCAATACCTACGATCTACTCGGCAATCAGATCTACTCTGACGGGCAGATTTTGTTCGATACCGTGCGGCGGTTCAAAGGCCAGCAGGCGGCGGCGGTGATTCTGGTCGATGTCGATCCGCGCGAGACCGATCTTCAGCGCGAGTTGCAGGTACTATTCTGCGGGCTCACGCGCGCGACCGTGCATCTGGATGTGGTCTGCGCGGAGAGCAATCCGGTGGTGCGGGAGCGGATTTTTCCGTTGGCTTGA
- a CDS encoding thiol-disulfide oxidoreductase DCC family protein has translation MPNQDTSIQDFNPLLRVLYDGGCPLCRQEIAHYQRLRPRRPVDWIDIDAAPGTCESLGIRRESAMARFHVLEGSRIHTGAEAFVVLWSALPGWSLLAALARGLRLLPVMELGYAWFAQRRWKKRCQDDRCAVI, from the coding sequence ATGCCCAACCAAGATACCTCCATTCAGGATTTCAACCCGCTATTGCGCGTGCTCTACGATGGCGGCTGTCCGCTCTGCCGCCAGGAGATCGCTCACTATCAACGCCTCAGGCCCCGCCGGCCAGTGGACTGGATCGATATTGATGCCGCCCCGGGTACCTGCGAATCGCTTGGCATCCGCCGCGAGTCCGCTATGGCGCGGTTTCATGTGCTTGAGGGATCACGTATTCACACTGGTGCCGAAGCCTTTGTCGTGCTCTGGTCCGCGCTCCCGGGTTGGTCTCTGCTGGCCGCCTTGGCACGGGGCCTGCGATTGCTTCCCGTGATGGAACTCGGCTATGCCTGGTTTGCCCAGCGTCGCTGGAAGAAGCGCTGCCAGGATGATCGGTGCGCGGTCATTTGA
- a CDS encoding single-stranded DNA-binding protein has translation MQTATGEEVSYATTSVADSPPLEGAVLAPRRLAARHACRATAAAGTASSGVADLSASAFVVIPPWRMIMLNKAQLIGHLGRDPEVRQTKNGQGAVANLTLAQHQLYVAGADKGYLVSYQDDQRKRLWLVRIDRRLHRLVSMPGSEMKANILIFKPFRLFRARVIG, from the coding sequence GTGCAGACCGCCACCGGCGAGGAGGTTTCCTATGCAACAACATCCGTGGCGGATTCCCCGCCGCTGGAAGGTGCTGTTCTGGCACCTCGCAGACTGGCTGCTCGGCACGCGTGTCGCGCCACTGCCGCCGCCGGAACCGCATCCTCTGGAGTCGCCGACTTATCAGCGTCGGCGTTCGTTGTCATCCCACCCTGGAGAATGATCATGCTGAACAAAGCCCAACTGATCGGCCATCTCGGGCGTGATCCCGAGGTCCGTCAAACCAAGAACGGCCAAGGTGCTGTTGCCAATCTGACCCTGGCACAGCATCAGCTCTATGTCGCAGGGGCGGACAAGGGCTATCTCGTGTCCTACCAGGATGACCAGCGAAAGCGGCTTTGGCTGGTGCGCATCGACAGGCGATTGCATCGGTTGGTTTCGATGCCGGGATCTGAAATGAAAGCGAACATACTGATTTTTAAGCCATTTCGCCTATTTCGCGCGCGTGTGATCGGCTAG
- a CDS encoding TA system antitoxin ParD family protein, whose amino-acid sequence MAVNVKLPEEFVSQAKHYARVEHRSVPKQIEYWSRIGKIAAENPDLQFSVIREILIADQEEAVGEYQFG is encoded by the coding sequence ATGGCCGTCAACGTCAAGCTGCCCGAAGAGTTCGTCAGCCAGGCGAAGCACTATGCCCGGGTTGAACATCGCTCGGTGCCCAAGCAGATCGAATATTGGTCGCGGATCGGCAAGATCGCCGCGGAGAACCCTGACCTACAATTCTCGGTGATTCGCGAGATCCTGATCGCCGATCAGGAAGAGGCGGTTGGCGAGTACCAGTTCGGCTGA
- a CDS encoding SOUL family heme-binding protein: MRTRDPLLIGLVLAVQGFLPGGQVMATEEPDYAVVSEGPVFEVRRYAPQVLAETEVTGRFDKVGGEAFRRLADFIFGNNQAAEKIAMTAPVSQTPVVAKADKGGTRIPMTAPVKQQAAQTASETYRISFVMPSRFTLDTLPRPRDPRIKLREEPERLMAVLRYSGGWGESRYLEHERKLLKAVQADGLTPIGTPVYARYNSPFSLPFLRRNEVMVEIDEPKESP, from the coding sequence ATGCGAACAAGAGATCCCTTACTGATCGGGCTGGTGTTGGCGGTGCAAGGTTTTTTACCGGGAGGACAGGTGATGGCCACCGAGGAACCCGATTACGCCGTCGTTAGCGAGGGACCGGTGTTCGAGGTCCGGCGTTACGCCCCGCAAGTGCTCGCCGAGACCGAGGTGACCGGCCGTTTCGATAAGGTCGGCGGCGAGGCCTTTCGGCGTCTGGCCGACTTTATCTTCGGCAACAATCAAGCGGCCGAGAAAATCGCCATGACGGCGCCGGTCAGTCAGACGCCAGTGGTTGCCAAGGCGGACAAGGGCGGAACGCGCATCCCGATGACCGCGCCGGTCAAGCAACAAGCGGCGCAAACCGCGAGCGAGACCTACCGGATCAGCTTCGTGATGCCGAGTCGCTTTACCCTCGACACTCTCCCGCGTCCCCGAGACCCGCGCATCAAACTGCGCGAGGAACCCGAACGACTGATGGCCGTGCTGCGCTATTCCGGCGGCTGGGGTGAGAGCCGCTATCTTGAGCACGAACGAAAACTGCTTAAAGCGGTTCAGGCGGACGGCCTCACGCCCATCGGGACGCCCGTCTATGCGCGCTATAACTCACCGTTTTCTCTGCCGTTTCTGCGACGCAACGAGGTGATGGTTGAAATCGACGAGCCCAAGGAAAGCCCGTGA